The following proteins are co-located in the Pomacea canaliculata isolate SZHN2017 linkage group LG10, ASM307304v1, whole genome shotgun sequence genome:
- the LOC112574080 gene encoding sodium-dependent lysophosphatidylcholine symporter 1-B-like isoform X1: MANHGYSRVGPESSLPLWRKLCFAVGGVPYQMTSTVIGFFLNIFLLEVAEVKPSYVAVVLFSGKAWDAVTDPACGYLVQRTSSRWGKMRPWILFSAPFSCAAYFMLFFVPWRYQEVDHRSETEASMEEKLAYYFVIFCLFQGFLTALHVPYTALTMYVTTQQKERDSITAYRMWFEALGVLAAVVIQGQLVQSTRCTDDDDDTSVTVQDMEDREWSYRIGSFVVIGIYLICSCTVFFGVKEEKDDRTDGDSSGLFKGLKLVFSFTPYLKAAMTFLFLSLAVGIVQGNVALYTTHSLKLGDYFSIFILVLLLVSIFAMPVWQFVILRFGKKTAYAAGIIILMPTFICQMYVPEKSMALYFVVIVFAGLGVSVSLLLPWSVLPDVLDLFMLEKRTRKDALFYAYYVFFSKLALGLGLGISQVVLSFGGYKTGECKQPDSVGQTLRLLVTPAPVVFLLVALLFLWSYPITEARRNEIREEVLRYRDQLNKASLDSSRSYESIAASSSDVVTQF; encoded by the exons ATGGCAAATCATGGA tacagTCGTGTGGGTCCGGAGTCATCGTTGCCATTATGGCGAAAGCTGTGTTTCGCTGTCGGTGGCGTCCCGTACCAAATGACGTCCACCGTCATCGGCTTCTTCCTCAACATTTTCCTCCTTGAAGTTGCAGAG GTAAAGCCCAGCTATGTGGCCGTGGTGCTTTTCTCGGGCAAAGCGTGGGACGCGGTGACGGACCCTGCCTGCGGTTACCTCGTGCAGCGCACAAGCTCGCGGTGGGGGAAGATGCGGCCCTG GATTCTATTCTCCGCTCCTTTCTCGTGTGCCGCCTACTTCATGCTGTTCTTCGTGCCCTGGAGGTACCAAGAGGTTGACCACCGGTCCGAGACAGAGGCCAGCATGGAGGAGAAGCTGGCATACTACTTTGTCATCTTCTGTCTCTTCCAGGGATTTCTCACG GCTCTCCACGTCCCGTATACAGCGCTGACGATGTATGTCACGACCCAGCAGAAAGAGCGTGACTCCATCACAGCATACA GAATGTGGTTCGAGGCTCTCGGAGTTCTTGCGGCTGTGGTCATTCAAGGCCAACTGGTACAAAGCACGCGGTGcacagacgacgacgacgacaccagTGTCACAGTTCAGGACATGGAAGATCGG GAATGGTCCTACAGAATCGGCTCCTTTGTTGTGATCGGGATTTACTTGATCTGCTCGTGCACAGTATTCTTCGGAGTGAAAGAGGAAAAAG atgACAGAACTGATGGTGATAGTTCGGGACTTTTTAAGGGCCTGAAGCTGGTGTTTTCCTTCACTCCTTACCTGAAGGCCGCCatgacatttctgtttctttctttggcagTTGGA ATAGTTCAAGGTAACGTGGCGCTCTACACCACTCACTCCTTGAAACTCGGTGACTATTTCTCCATTTTCATCCTCGTGTTGCTG cTGGTGTCTATTTTTGCCATGCCGGTGTGGCAGTTCGTCATACTCCGTTTTGGCAAAAAAACTGCATATGCTGCTGGGATTATA ATTCTGATGCCCACCTTCATCTGCCAGATGTACGTCCCCGAGAAAAGCATGGCGCTGTATTTTGTGGTCATCGTTTTTGCCGGCCTTggcgtctctgtctctctcctcctgCCCTG GTCCGTGTTGCCGGATGTGCTGGACCTGTTCATGCTGGAGAAGCGGACGCGGAAGGACGCGCTGTTCTATGCGTACTACGTCTTCTTCAGCAAGCTGGCGCTGGGGCTGGGGCTGGGCATCTCACAGGTCGTCCTGTC GTTTGGGGGCTACAAGACAGGGGAGTGCAAGCAGCCGGACAGCGTTGGCCAGACCCTCCGCCTGCTCGTGACGCCGGCCCCTGTGGTGTTTCTGTTGGTGGCGCTGCTGTTCTTGTGGAGTTACCCCATCACGGAGGCCCGCAGGAACGAAATCCGAGAGGAGGTTTTGCGGTACAG agaTCAGCTCAATAAAGCATCCTTGGATTCTTCGCGGAGCTACGAAAGCATCGCCGCTAGCAGCAGTGACGTAGTGACTCAGTTCTGA
- the LOC112574080 gene encoding sodium-dependent lysophosphatidylcholine symporter 1-B-like isoform X3 — protein MANHGYSRVGPESSLPLWRKLCFAVGGVPYQMTSTVIGFFLNIFLLEVAEVKPSYVAVVLFSGKAWDAVTDPACGYLVQRTSSRWGKMRPWILFSAPFSCAAYFMLFFVPWRYQEVDHRSETEASMEEKLAYYFVIFCLFQGFLTALHVPYTALTMYVTTQQKERDSITAYRMWFEALGVLAAVVIQGQLVQSTRCTDDDDDTSVTVQDMEDREWSYRIGSFVVIGIYLICSCTVFFGVKEEKDDRTDGDSSGLFKGLKLVFSFTPYLKAAMTFLFLSLAVGIVQGNVALYTTHSLKLAGVYFCHAGVAVRHTPFWQKNCICCWDYNSDAHLHLPDVRPREKHGAVFCGHRFCRPWRLCLSPPALVRVAGCAGPVHAGEADAEGRAVLCVLRLLQQAGAGAGAGHLTGRPVVWGLQDRGVQAAGQRWPDPPPARDAGPCGVSVGGAAVLVELPHHGGPQERNPRGGFAVQRSAQ, from the exons ATGGCAAATCATGGA tacagTCGTGTGGGTCCGGAGTCATCGTTGCCATTATGGCGAAAGCTGTGTTTCGCTGTCGGTGGCGTCCCGTACCAAATGACGTCCACCGTCATCGGCTTCTTCCTCAACATTTTCCTCCTTGAAGTTGCAGAG GTAAAGCCCAGCTATGTGGCCGTGGTGCTTTTCTCGGGCAAAGCGTGGGACGCGGTGACGGACCCTGCCTGCGGTTACCTCGTGCAGCGCACAAGCTCGCGGTGGGGGAAGATGCGGCCCTG GATTCTATTCTCCGCTCCTTTCTCGTGTGCCGCCTACTTCATGCTGTTCTTCGTGCCCTGGAGGTACCAAGAGGTTGACCACCGGTCCGAGACAGAGGCCAGCATGGAGGAGAAGCTGGCATACTACTTTGTCATCTTCTGTCTCTTCCAGGGATTTCTCACG GCTCTCCACGTCCCGTATACAGCGCTGACGATGTATGTCACGACCCAGCAGAAAGAGCGTGACTCCATCACAGCATACA GAATGTGGTTCGAGGCTCTCGGAGTTCTTGCGGCTGTGGTCATTCAAGGCCAACTGGTACAAAGCACGCGGTGcacagacgacgacgacgacaccagTGTCACAGTTCAGGACATGGAAGATCGG GAATGGTCCTACAGAATCGGCTCCTTTGTTGTGATCGGGATTTACTTGATCTGCTCGTGCACAGTATTCTTCGGAGTGAAAGAGGAAAAAG atgACAGAACTGATGGTGATAGTTCGGGACTTTTTAAGGGCCTGAAGCTGGTGTTTTCCTTCACTCCTTACCTGAAGGCCGCCatgacatttctgtttctttctttggcagTTGGA ATAGTTCAAGGTAACGTGGCGCTCTACACCACTCACTCCTTGAAACTCG cTGGTGTCTATTTTTGCCATGCCGGTGTGGCAGTTCGTCATACTCCGTTTTGGCAAAAAAACTGCATATGCTGCTGGGATTATA ATTCTGATGCCCACCTTCATCTGCCAGATGTACGTCCCCGAGAAAAGCATGGCGCTGTATTTTGTGGTCATCGTTTTTGCCGGCCTTggcgtctctgtctctctcctcctgCCCTG GTCCGTGTTGCCGGATGTGCTGGACCTGTTCATGCTGGAGAAGCGGACGCGGAAGGACGCGCTGTTCTATGCGTACTACGTCTTCTTCAGCAAGCTGGCGCTGGGGCTGGGGCTGGGCATCTCACAGGTCGTCCTGTC GTTTGGGGGCTACAAGACAGGGGAGTGCAAGCAGCCGGACAGCGTTGGCCAGACCCTCCGCCTGCTCGTGACGCCGGCCCCTGTGGTGTTTCTGTTGGTGGCGCTGCTGTTCTTGTGGAGTTACCCCATCACGGAGGCCCGCAGGAACGAAATCCGAGAGGAGGTTTTGCGGTACAG agaTCAGCTCAATAA
- the LOC112574080 gene encoding sodium-dependent lysophosphatidylcholine symporter 1-B-like isoform X2, which yields MDRVGPESSLPLWRKLCFAVGGVPYQMTSTVIGFFLNIFLLEVAEVKPSYVAVVLFSGKAWDAVTDPACGYLVQRTSSRWGKMRPWILFSAPFSCAAYFMLFFVPWRYQEVDHRSETEASMEEKLAYYFVIFCLFQGFLTALHVPYTALTMYVTTQQKERDSITAYRMWFEALGVLAAVVIQGQLVQSTRCTDDDDDTSVTVQDMEDREWSYRIGSFVVIGIYLICSCTVFFGVKEEKDDRTDGDSSGLFKGLKLVFSFTPYLKAAMTFLFLSLAVGIVQGNVALYTTHSLKLGDYFSIFILVLLLVSIFAMPVWQFVILRFGKKTAYAAGIIILMPTFICQMYVPEKSMALYFVVIVFAGLGVSVSLLLPWSVLPDVLDLFMLEKRTRKDALFYAYYVFFSKLALGLGLGISQVVLSFGGYKTGECKQPDSVGQTLRLLVTPAPVVFLLVALLFLWSYPITEARRNEIREEVLRYRDQLNKASLDSSRSYESIAASSSDVVTQF from the exons ATGGA TCGTGTGGGTCCGGAGTCATCGTTGCCATTATGGCGAAAGCTGTGTTTCGCTGTCGGTGGCGTCCCGTACCAAATGACGTCCACCGTCATCGGCTTCTTCCTCAACATTTTCCTCCTTGAAGTTGCAGAG GTAAAGCCCAGCTATGTGGCCGTGGTGCTTTTCTCGGGCAAAGCGTGGGACGCGGTGACGGACCCTGCCTGCGGTTACCTCGTGCAGCGCACAAGCTCGCGGTGGGGGAAGATGCGGCCCTG GATTCTATTCTCCGCTCCTTTCTCGTGTGCCGCCTACTTCATGCTGTTCTTCGTGCCCTGGAGGTACCAAGAGGTTGACCACCGGTCCGAGACAGAGGCCAGCATGGAGGAGAAGCTGGCATACTACTTTGTCATCTTCTGTCTCTTCCAGGGATTTCTCACG GCTCTCCACGTCCCGTATACAGCGCTGACGATGTATGTCACGACCCAGCAGAAAGAGCGTGACTCCATCACAGCATACA GAATGTGGTTCGAGGCTCTCGGAGTTCTTGCGGCTGTGGTCATTCAAGGCCAACTGGTACAAAGCACGCGGTGcacagacgacgacgacgacaccagTGTCACAGTTCAGGACATGGAAGATCGG GAATGGTCCTACAGAATCGGCTCCTTTGTTGTGATCGGGATTTACTTGATCTGCTCGTGCACAGTATTCTTCGGAGTGAAAGAGGAAAAAG atgACAGAACTGATGGTGATAGTTCGGGACTTTTTAAGGGCCTGAAGCTGGTGTTTTCCTTCACTCCTTACCTGAAGGCCGCCatgacatttctgtttctttctttggcagTTGGA ATAGTTCAAGGTAACGTGGCGCTCTACACCACTCACTCCTTGAAACTCGGTGACTATTTCTCCATTTTCATCCTCGTGTTGCTG cTGGTGTCTATTTTTGCCATGCCGGTGTGGCAGTTCGTCATACTCCGTTTTGGCAAAAAAACTGCATATGCTGCTGGGATTATA ATTCTGATGCCCACCTTCATCTGCCAGATGTACGTCCCCGAGAAAAGCATGGCGCTGTATTTTGTGGTCATCGTTTTTGCCGGCCTTggcgtctctgtctctctcctcctgCCCTG GTCCGTGTTGCCGGATGTGCTGGACCTGTTCATGCTGGAGAAGCGGACGCGGAAGGACGCGCTGTTCTATGCGTACTACGTCTTCTTCAGCAAGCTGGCGCTGGGGCTGGGGCTGGGCATCTCACAGGTCGTCCTGTC GTTTGGGGGCTACAAGACAGGGGAGTGCAAGCAGCCGGACAGCGTTGGCCAGACCCTCCGCCTGCTCGTGACGCCGGCCCCTGTGGTGTTTCTGTTGGTGGCGCTGCTGTTCTTGTGGAGTTACCCCATCACGGAGGCCCGCAGGAACGAAATCCGAGAGGAGGTTTTGCGGTACAG agaTCAGCTCAATAAAGCATCCTTGGATTCTTCGCGGAGCTACGAAAGCATCGCCGCTAGCAGCAGTGACGTAGTGACTCAGTTCTGA